The following is a genomic window from Dehalogenimonas sp. 4OHTPN.
GGTGGCGATGCGCAGACCGCCGTTGGCGCCGGACAGGGCATGATCCTTTAACCGATAGCCGGGCTCATTGGCCTTGAGACGATCGGAGTCGGATTTCTCGGACCGGGTCATTGCGTTGTACTTCTCAACGCCGGTGTACTGGGCCACCAGGGCGGCGGATTGGGTCTGATAGCTGTAGTGCGGTTTCATCAGGTCCCAGTCGATCTCGACGGTCGGTTCATCAACTTCCTTGACCCACCAGGCGCGCTTCCGGGTGGTGACGCCGGACTGCATCAGTTCGTCCAGGTCGTGGAAGGCCGGGGAAACGGCGGCGGCGCCGCCCAGGCCGGCGCTGACGAAGCCCAGACCTTTCATGAAGTCGCGGCGGGAGACGGTGCTGTGAAATGCTGACATACCTTAACCCCTTTCAATTAATTTGCTATGTGTAGAATCTACATCTGAATCGAAAGGGAGTAAATACGCATTTATGCCGATTTATGTTTGTTAATCCGCCCTTCGAAGGTAAAGATTAATAACTTTTAATCTCCTTAATAATATTAGTGATTAACCTTTGGATAACCGAACCCTCGAATAGACAGCGCGATATCAGGCATTTCACCCTGCCGTGTTTCGGTGGTAATATACCGGCATTGTTTGTGTTATGATTCATCATCCGCCGCTCCGAGGACAGAGATTGAACGTAGCGAAACCAGTTGACCTGCTTTACCGCGCCGTCTTTGAGAATGCCGGCGACGCCATTATCATCTGGCGCCGCGCGAACGGCTCGGAAGTCTTAAAGATCATTGACGCCAACCCCGCCGCCTGCCGCCGACTCGGCTACACCAGGGACGAAATGATCCGCCTGACTGACGCCGACCTCAACGCGCCGGACAGCCTGCGCCGCAGCCGGGAAATACTTGCCGCTCCCTCAGACAACGGGAAGCTGACCCTGGAGGTGGCGCTCCTGACTAGAAGCGGGCAGGAACTGCCATCGGAAGCGAATTGCCAGGTTTTCATTATGGATGGACGCCCGGCCATCGTCGCTGTTTATAGGGATATAGCCGAGCGCAAGGAACAGGAAGAACGCCGGCAGCGGGCGCTGGAGCATGAAACTTCGCTGCGGTCCAAGCTGGAAGCAGATACCGATATGCGCACCAATTACACCCGGGCGCTGGTGCACGAGCTCAAAACGCCGCTGACCCTGCTCATGGCTTCTAGCGATTTCCTGGTATCTCATATAAAGGAAGAACCGCTGCTGTCCTTTGCCAAGAATATCAGCTTCGGCGCCGCTTCGATCAACCGCCGCATCGATGAGCTGCACGACCTGATGAAGCTAGAGATGGGCTCGTTGCAGTTGGAGTTTTACCCGGTGCCCACCCGCCGGCTCCTCAGCGACATCGCCGCCTTCGCCCGGCCGGCGGCGGAACGCAGTGAACTGGCTTTCAACGTCGAATTGCCGGCAAGGCTGCCGACTGTCCTGGGAGACCGGGAGCGGCTGCAACAGGTGATCATGAACCTGCTGAACAACGCCTTCAAGTACACCCCTAAAGGCGGTTCGGTCTGGCTGAAGGCTTATACTCGCGCAGGCGAGCTGATCATCGAGGTCAGAGACACCGGCTGCGGCATACCTGAAGATGCCCAGCAGGCACTGTTCCAGCCTTACCAGCGCCGGGATCCCAGCCATCAGCGTAAAGACGGCCTGGGGCTGGGGCTGGCCATAACCAAAGCGATTGTGGAAAGATATAAAGGCCGCATCTGGGTGGAAAGCCGCCCGGGCGCCGGCAGCCGCTTTTTCGTGGCGTTACCGACAACCAGGAGGAACTCTAAAAATGAAAGCGCTGATTGTTGACGACGACGATGGCATCATCCAGCTTGTTTCGCTCTGCCTTATCCTGATCTGGCCTGACGTCAAGATAACCT
Proteins encoded in this region:
- a CDS encoding PAS domain-containing sensor histidine kinase encodes the protein MNVAKPVDLLYRAVFENAGDAIIIWRRANGSEVLKIIDANPAACRRLGYTRDEMIRLTDADLNAPDSLRRSREILAAPSDNGKLTLEVALLTRSGQELPSEANCQVFIMDGRPAIVAVYRDIAERKEQEERRQRALEHETSLRSKLEADTDMRTNYTRALVHELKTPLTLLMASSDFLVSHIKEEPLLSFAKNISFGAASINRRIDELHDLMKLEMGSLQLEFYPVPTRRLLSDIAAFARPAAERSELAFNVELPARLPTVLGDRERLQQVIMNLLNNAFKYTPKGGSVWLKAYTRAGELIIEVRDTGCGIPEDAQQALFQPYQRRDPSHQRKDGLGLGLAITKAIVERYKGRIWVESRPGAGSRFFVALPTTRRNSKNESADC